One stretch of Chiroxiphia lanceolata isolate bChiLan1 chromosome 1, bChiLan1.pri, whole genome shotgun sequence DNA includes these proteins:
- the OTUD6B gene encoding deubiquitinase OTUD6B has protein sequence MEGSGDEEPGPEEPLQQLVKRQRKEKRELQAKIQGMKNAVPKNDKKRRKQLADEVAKLEAELEQKHKEELKQLKEALPEQNKTDSVADGVANLELEGVERQIQHPRISKAQKRREKKAALEKEREERIAEAEIENLTGARHLESQKLASLLAARHLEIKQIPSDGHCMYKAIEDQLKDRQNSWTVATLRNQTAKYMQSHFDDFLPFLTNPNTGDMYSKEEFEKYCDDIANTAAWGGQLELRALSHILQTPIEVVQMDSPPIIVGEEYSGKPITLVYMRHAYGLGEHYNSVKLVTDTATENNS, from the exons ATGGAGGGCTCGGGGGACGAGGAGCCGGGGCCCGAGGAGccgctgcagcagctggtgaaGCGGCAGCGCAAAGAGAAGCGGGAGCTCCAGG CAAAAATTCAAGGCATGAAAAATGCTGTTCCCAAGAATGATAAAAAGAGACGAAAACAGCTGGCTGATGAAGTTGCCAAACTAGAGGCAGAACTTGAACAGAAGCACAAGGAGGAATtaaagcagctgaaggaagcTTTACCTGAACAGAATAAG acagatTCTGTAGCTGATGGGGTTGCAAATTTAGAGCTCGAAGGAGTAGAGCGACAGATTCAGCATCCTCGAATATCAAAAGCACAGAAGAGGCGG gagaaaaaagctgccttggagaaagaaagagaagaaaggataGCTGAAGCTGAGATAGAAAATTTAACAGGTGCTAGACATCTTGAAAGTCAGAAACTTGCCTCCCTTTTGGCAGCAAGGCACTTAGAGATTAAACAGATCCCTTCAGATGGCCATTGCATGTACAAAGCTATTGAAGATCAGCTCAAGGATCGCCAGAATTCCTGGACTGTTGCAACTCTGAGGAACCAAACAGCAAAGTATATGCAAAGTCACTTTGATGACTTCCTGCCCTTTCTTACAAACCCTAATACTGGAGACATGTATAGCAAAG agGAATTTGAGAAATACTGTGATGATATAGCCAACACAGCTGCATGGGGTGGTCAGCTGGAA CTAAGGGCTTTGTCGCACATTTTGCAAACACCTATTGAAGTAGTGCAAATGGATTCCCCTCCCATTATTGTTGGTGAAGAATATTCAGGCAAACCAATAACACTTGT gtataTGAGGCATGCCTATGGATTAGGAGAACATTACAATTCTGTAAAACTTGTAACAGATACTGCTACAGAAAACAACAGCTAG